AGGAAGCAAATATTCCTGTAGGATCTACCGTCGGTGCCGCAGACGGGGGCGATGAAGAGAGGACAGTTGCAGTAAAGCCGTGGGCAGATGCCGTAGCTGGATATGAAGATAGGTGGACGGCCGATCTGCTGCTGAATTTTGCTTGCACAACCAAGTTCACATCCATTGCCATAGGTGCGACCGTCAGTGCCACATACTGGCTGGACAACGGCAGGACAGAAGCAACCGTCGTCACATTTACCTTTTCTTTTTACGTAGATAGGTGGGAAGCCATATCGCACCAGCCTTTTGCTTTCACAATCCAATAGGCATGCGTTAGAGTATGTGCGGCCATTAGTTCCGCAGACAGGGTCAACGTTGGCTGGGCAAATGCAAGTTGGCTCTGGGCATCTTCCCGGGCTTTTCTGTCTGACGGGAGGCTGACAGTTCAGTTCCAGTTTTTTGCTCCAGCACTCCAAATAGCACTGGCTGGAGTAGGTGTTGCCGTCAGTGCCGCAGACTGGAGAGACGCCTAGTATTGGGCAGTAGTAGTTGCAGTCGTTGCCTGGGATAGGTACCACCGTGCCGGTTCCAAGAACCTCAAGCAGGCTTACTACCAGTAGAAAAATACCTGAAAAACAAAGATAATTACATAAACGTTGCGCTAAATTTATACAGATACACAAAGCACCAAGGCACAAGGTTCCTGCAGTCAAACAATATGTTCAAATTCAaaccatttattcagtaaaaggcacttttacacgtaattttttaaactaccaacgctttcggaaagaccatcattaccaAGAGGAATGCACCGccgaaacttggcagaaagtcaaaAACCGTATATAagattaaacaaataaaaaaaaacaggttgacttatttattaactttttaataggtacttctgtgaaaatggtagcttaAGTATATATCGACGGTTAAAATGCTATTTGATTCAAGcgccattttgaaaactttacaggagagcattttaaggatttaaaaaaatcactgttcccaaaatacttaataaaaatttaagagtGATCCCAATCATAAAGCGGCGTATTTTTTGCTAATTAACTcccgacgctaaaagaggggtgttataagtttgaccgctatatgtgtctgtctgtggcaccgtagctcttaaatgggtggaccgatttgaatgcggttttttatttgaaagctggttttctagcgatggatcttagacatgttttatcaaaatcatcaGCTCTTTTATTCGCTGCGGTAGgcatcttagacgcataatggtaTTTACTTCACTTTCAAACAAATTTGGGAccttaaaatttgaaacacccatgtatgctatataactatgcaagattatggaattctcggcttgatgctgcagccaggatatccagaacactagtaggtacactcttgataaaaccatatcagatatatcgtgtttggattcgttttgatcagtatttgattctacatacaatgcaatggtggcaacaggatgagctgaatGAATAAACCGATTTTAGTACGatatttagtataaataataaactaatataaAGGAATCAAGCGACTAAACTAAAAAGTGGTCAAGGAAAATTACCACAAGTCAAATTGTTTCATATAAGTTCAGGTAAGATTGCTTTAAGTGGGAGAAATATTGTTGAAATGTTCAAGGCAAAATGATTTAAGTTACATGCATTAAAATTCTGGTGTAGGTAAGCAAAATGAATTAACAtcctatgtttaattttatatgatcaagtaaaaataattcatatGTCGATGCCATTTGTTTCCATCCAAGGGTAAATGGCTTAAGTtacaaatagtaaaaataacgatgtttttttttgtggatcTATATACATGCTCtgaaaaaaacaaccaaattcGCTACACTTGAATCCCCGTAAACCGGAATGATGCCCAAATTTTCAATGGAGACAAGCGCCAAAAAAGTGCTCACATTTACCTCAAACCCGGCTCAAACGACGCGGAAAAATTCACTGATTTCAATGATGTATATAACTCAATATCGCCCAAAATGGCGCTTGAATCAATTAGCCTTTTAACCGTCGATATTTAGAATGGCTTAATTaatagctttattttttttaattccccatcataatttttttcgcggacgccaaaaaatattgaaataatatattattatttacccgATAGAAGACGCATCTTCGTTGTACAAAGTATTAAAAGATACTAACCTGAAAATAAAACCACAGCTGTATTTATAGtagttttttactttgttttcattaaagtaggtaaataaaggtGAGCAAAAGAATAGCCAACAATTAAACTTACATTctggaaaaaatatttgcacATACGAGTATGCTGcttgaaaaatagaaaaatgataaacataataattacttaatgtatttaaaaagttaactcATCTTACTATGATCGCTAAGTATTATAGGAAAAATCGCAAGCATAATTGACTTACATGAAATTAAATACAGCAAAGCTAAGAAAAATAGGAGAAGCATACGATCATCATATAACACTTGTACaggtaaaaaacaaagaaaatagacataaaataataaacttaatagctataataatttaaaaaaattaatgcaTTCATCCGCTGGATCATGCGAAAAGTATTTTATAGAGCTTTAGGAAAATCGCGAAAGTTACATCTTTTTgactttatttccagaacaatacaggtccaactataaaaaaggtatattacctctagatacaataaaattaaataaactaaaactataataaatctaaaaatggaccctgcggcatggtaccaaagatggtggcagcatttccccgctggatcgcaagactgatgcgttgaaactgccagctcttcggtctcctgtggtatctctgagtctctttgatggatctttgaagagactcagagcgccagagccccacggaccaagggtctcgacgccgaaaggtacaaaatcatattcggcaccgagaccactgtattttccaaTACTTAAGTAAGTACAGAAATGTCAAATGTGTAAAGTTATTAACGTTCGAGATATTACTAATGCAATGCGGTAAGACGAGGGCAGTTTTTCGCCGGAAACGGCTGTGAAGCTTGATAATGACCCGCGCATTGATTCGAAACATGGAGGGCATGCCTTGACTCCTAATACGCGAGTCGCCTTTGCGCCTAAGTTAATCTTAGTAATTAAGTCATTCTTTCTGATTAAACTATGACTATTACTACCTACTACTGGTATAAGGATCCccattttaccattttggctacggaaccattAAAACAAACACATCGACCTGCATGCTCTTGCATCGACGTTATTCCACTTGATGTGATAATAcgtcgaataatatttttttgcccagttgaaaaacatttattttgaatgtttgtccAGCTTTGTGGGAAGGTTAATatcctttaataataaattgacaAGTGTGAGTCAAGGTCTAACTAGTTTAGCTGATTCCAGATTTTTAGACCTTtgtttaaccctcgacgcaaaaatgTGTGTTatataagtcaaagtcaaagtcaaagtcaaatatatttattcaatttaggctataacaagcacttataaatgtcaaaaaaaatctaccaccggttccgaaaaacctctgttgagaagaatcctgctggaaactcaatgaggtatgtttttttaaacagaattacaatattattaaatgatatctatacatcacaagtatttaacacaactttattttaaacacatAGGTAGGTAAGCTTAAAAccaatgtctatctgtcttAGGGCCAGTACTGGCGGAAtacattccaactgcaacgtagcCGCAACTGTCAACTGCCCATACATTCAATCACAGCCATTgcgcagttgtgccgactgcaatggaactgcaatgaaaaatgtatgggcattcggcagttggaatgcaatccgtctgtactggcccttattgaattttgaaacgACAATATCGGGGATTTTTCGGTTTGTCTAAATTGCTACAAAACTACTGTCATGTCATGGGTTTTTGGAGTTGGTTTAATTTATGAAAGTTTCCTTTGCTATTCAGTGCATTTAATTAACCTTagttacaatagtttaatgttaaCTGCTCGTATTATTACGTAATGATTACCACAGTATTTTtccaagaaagttgtcatgaaggttcactttTGATGCTTAACCGAGAACCACGACTACTTTGTCAAGAGTGTGGTGACATAAAAGAGAGCCCCAATTGTAGCAAAATTACCCATTTTACAGTACTCATCAATCTcattaataaaagttacattaATCACAATATGGCCTCGCTCCGCTAGGCTTTGCTACAGTAGTGCTTCGTGTTTATATCCTGGGTTTTATCTTGATGGTTACACCATCCTTGGCCTTCAGGATGAGGGGCCCGCAGAGCTCGGGTTCGATCCCAGATGAGGCCAGTTGGAAGCGTCGAACTATCGCTGCTAGGGTCACTTTTAGCTCCATCATGGCAAACTTTTGACCTGGTAACGTacaagtaggtactatttacACTTAAAAGATATAGTGGGTCACCATGGCCCGTTACAAGTTACATGTAGTGGGCTATAGATCATCGTCGTTATGTATCTATAAGGGTTATGCTGTATTATACAaagtgatcaatccaaatggatCAGTAGGGAGAAGTCAGGAACgatgagagatagcgaaatctgttcaTAGCAACCACGGCTTCGGTTCcagatttattaaaaatgatattcaatttttttgttttaactctcatacataaccgggaatcaAACCTGTAATTttaatcgttgttttcattgatgaTGTGAATCATAATTGAAAAGAAACACATTGTgcaagctttaatttaacttgcaatgtgtgtttgtatgtatgtatgtaagtcaGGGTTAAATCTTGCATGTTAAATGTGACGcactttcagtagtcggattgacttaaagtttggcatacttacttacttatgtaaatctggtgacaatacaataatctgataatGACATCCTAATggttcagccaggatcgtcccCGCAGGACTGAACTTCTCAACGTTTAATGGAATACACTTGGAATTCGGTATGAAAATGTAGTTAAGTTGACACTGCAAGTAAGTACGTTGTTTGCTTGCtctgttgttttgtttcatgcttgcttgctcgcatttgcttgcactgtttttgcatacttacatgcttgcttgtatattcgcttgattgcttgctttcTCGAAATGGTTATGGTTTACGCGAGCgatgccgcgggtaaaagctttctatatttattataaaacagaAGCGTGATTGACTTACAGACAATGCACTGCCTAAAGCACTAAATCTATCGAGTAAATCGGACACCTAAGTAATTCCTAAAACGGACAAATATTTGTAGGATAAATACGAAtgcttgagtcttggatgtttgtatgtatttaagtataattcaaactttaaatttaactatatttatcccatcaccatcccagcctatacacgtcccactgctgggcacaggcctcctctcagaacaagagggcttgggccatagttcccacgcgggcccagtgcggattgggaacttcgcacgcaccattgaatcgcttcgcaggtttgtgcaggtttcctcacgatgttttccttcaccgcaaagctcgtggtaaatttcaaatgtaattccgcacatgaatttcgaaaaactcagaggtgcgagccggggttcgaacccacgaccttctgcttgagaggcgataggtcaaactactaggccaccacggcttctatatttatacaaggtgttaataaaataactgaaaacctctgacaccccaaaaatatttttctattttaagtaagttgattgaatttatttttgaatatcttcattattttaatgatattggtgtgttttgctaagtcagtaattctacttaatttctaactctacattcATGATTTGtgtttgtcagttgcgctttaacgtttttagaagaaaatcacactgTGACAGCGAActggccagtattaaattatcgaaatagtatgcaacctcactTAATATTTAACTGGCGCGTGTTGCACTCGTAACTgttagactgggcacagtaaaaaaagggatttaaaaacacaaacacaacctgatttgaAACAtggtgtaatcgattctactctcgattctgagcaaactactttctggttttcagttatttaattaacaccttgtatgtatgtctatccgaggtctagcacccatagtacaagctttgcttagtttagggctaggtcaattgatgtaaTTCGTCGCAGTcgtaagatattattattttaattacttaatctAGAAACCTGAAATTTGGAACATAGATATATCATTCTTTTGAAGATGTAGGAATGTGCTAGGGAAGAACTCGTTCCTATGGAGCAGTATGTAAATATCGAAATCttcgcggacgaagtcgcgggcataagctagtatttaaaataaatgtttttcaactgagcagaaaaatattatttgacgtattgtcacagaataagtaatagtccAAGTACAAAAGCTTCCTTGCCGTACAAAACTGatgtttaggcataagaatcgtgcctgcTTTATGCTTCTCTATCGCGCGGCACGTGTAGTGCTAGGGTTGCTACGCCCGGAATACACTAGTGAAGGTAGAAATATCATCATCCTCGCCATGTCGTTTGAGTATACTTAGTTGCATAATTagcaatgaaattaaatgaaaattattgcGTATTATTGCGGTTTCGCCAATACGGTAATCTGTAGTAGACAAAGGTAAGGTAGGTaaggtagtaggtaggtagggtaAGGTAGATAAGTATGTTATCATTGTCATGCTTTGTTGTCATGTaggtttaagtatatttacttatttattaaaaggtAGTTTATTGAATCCACCACCGACACcgactgttatttttatttatcggCGAGTAGGAACTCTGTGCTCTTTgcgccaaaccggtttcgagtcaacggtgcccaacgaaatatgaacgctcgtgtaacatgataagtttcaatttcgcgcGCAAGCCGTAAGAGTGGGCAACGATTTATatctaaacttgacttttgtttgaGAGAGTCTCTTCTATACCATAGTACtgttattctgtggtatagtGACGGGTGCCGCAAAATAATATAGATTTTTGTGCTGCACGTTACGGTGCCGACctactaacaataataatatgctcGCTGTTTTCTTCCCATTCTCGTTTCTTTAATCCTACTTTATCCATATTACTTATATCTAGTTTTTAAGTTGTCTTTTTACTAACACGATATGGATTCTTTgagtctgaaataaatgatttttattttatttagattatgACACGAGTTTACCCGCAGTTCcgcacgcgttaactattctatctggtagttacaattgagaTTCCGGGAATTAACAAAATTCCCCTgagaaatcccaaaatttatatcgttgtTTTAATTGagattgtgttaagaacaactgtgcaaaatttcatgactctaaatccagcggttgaaattgcaagattttatccctataccgtggAAATATCAAGATAAAatgtagcttatgtgttattccaaacgtccagctaccaacataccaaatttcatggctctaagctcagcagttatttcgatattttacccctatcccgtaggaatatcgggataaaaagtagcacacacacacacacacacacacacacacaaacttactCTCTTACTTGAAGTCGAGGTATGCACGaaataatgagggttttcatagaggcgaaatatcgctagatggcgttagcgtcgtgaggtccgtttgacgtttgcttgcgattgcctcatttagttttttaaccaatcacgagcaaacgtcaaacgtcaaccAATGACATcttgatactaacgccatctagcgatatttctcctCTGTGAAAACCGCCATTACTTCGAATCAATCCGTCAATCAATAATAGTTGCGTAAAACCTACCTTCTTCTTAACAGTATTACTAATGTCTCAAGTTGCACACTTTAACAAAATTTTTGCAAGTTCACATTTTTTTCAGCCATTGCATCTAAATAAATTCATCTATAGAAATTCATAACCCCTGTAGTTTCTGAAATATCGCCGAAAACATgtttaccattttttttgtatttttcaagcaacatactcgtacctattgtgcaaatatttttatcatattgtAAGATAAATTGTTTGCTATTCTTTTGCtcacatttatttactttaaaacagTGTCAACAAAGTAAAAACTACTATAAATACAGCTGTGGATGgttttttcaaattaatatattttaatttttcttaccTTAAAGATGCGGCTTCTATCGggttaatattaattatgataatatttaataccaccgtaattgatttatttagattttagggTATAATAGTTTTACTTGGCTACCTCTGCCACGATCCTTGCACCAGATGTTAATATGTAAAACCAGCCCACCGTCCAATATGCCGTACTGTCCGGAATACGAAAATTCAATGGCAAAATggcagtagtggacgtcttccggctgctgattatgatgataatgaaaacaTGGCCACCCGGTCTTCCACAAAACATATATCACACAAGCCCAACTATGTAGCTAGCGTTGATAATACACTTGTAGAGAGTTCGAAACGCTTAGCATCTTGTATAGTGTTGGTATATAAGTATGAAgcaaattagaaatattttagttcattatttaaTTGCTCATATTTTTTTCGGTAGTTTCAAtattcaaagttcaaaatcaaAGTTTACAGAATTATTACAGCATCTTAAACATGTTCTTTTTATTTCCAGCGCTTTCGTTACTACTCTTACACCTGCAGCTGTACATCCAGCCCTCTGAAGCCAACTCACCGCGGCGAGTCATCCTCCCCGACGATGGCTGCAACTGCGACAGAACCTTCATCCTTCCCGTCTGCAGCAACAGTTCTTTTACCTACGGCAACGAATGCCAACTAAATTGCGAGAGCCAAGCCAGAGTCAAACGAGGACAAACGCCAATCGTAGTCCAATACACCGGCATATGCAAAAGAGAGGGATGCATCTGCCCCACTGCAGTCATCCCTGTCTGTGGatccgatgacaatacataTGAGAACGAATGTAGATTGAGCTGCGAAAGTGACAGGCAAGTTCGGCTCGGCTTGGACCCTATTTACTTAAAGAGCCAAGAGGAATGCCCCAGCTCTTGCAACTGTCCCATAGACATCATACCTTCTTGTGGCAGCGACGGCGTGACGTATTCCAGCCAATGTCTTATACGATGTGAGAACGTCAAACGCGCAAGGCTTGGTCTGCCGCCTATACTCAGAACTCCAGGTGCTTGCCCTGCTGCACAGTGCATCTGTCCGCAGTATATTTACCCAGTTTGCGGTACCGACGACCGGACGTATTCTAATGAATGCCAACTAGTATGCGAAAGCAATAGACGGCAAAGCTTGGGGTTGTCTGCTATCAAAGTCAAGAATCAAGGAAGGTGTCCCAGTGTACCATGCATCTGTTCGTATATTATTCTGCCAGTTTGTGGAAGCAACGGACGAACGTACGACAATGAATGCTTGTTGAATTGCGCTAGCAAGAATCAGCAAAACAACGGAGGTCCGCCAATCTTCTTGGCTTATAGAGGCTCTTGTAAATCGCCAATATGCCAATGTCCTGTGACATTTCAACCAGTTTGTGGCACGGACAGATTAACATACAGGAACGTCTGTTATCTCAATTGTGCTTCTTTCAACAACATACAGAGCGGCGGTTCGGCCATATTCCTCAGTAGAATTGGCAGATGCTGAGCTTTTTCGTCTTCGACGTCTGTGTTATTGATGACATATAAGTGGGATTGCTCTTGATTGATTATAGTCTCTTCACACTGCTTTAGTTTAGATTTCTAATACCTTATCTTGCTTATTCACGAAAGATATGCGAGAAAACGGAGCGATGTGCTAAgaaaaaatgcaataatataatttattattattattaactgtcAAAACATATTTTCTGAAACTTGATCTTCACTGCTTtcctactttttaacccccgacgcaaaaagaggggtgctataactttgaccgctctgtgtgtctgtacgtctgtgtgtctatctgtggtaCTGTGTGGTGtgggttcttagacatgttttatcaaaatcggttcagccgtttcaagatcccgcggggactatgctgatttcccgccaAATTAgtctaagttaatttagtataagtactgtcaagggcaaagatatcgacacgaccaaagttgcaaaaatatgtatacacggccttaatgttaagtgcataaagtcgtgtttacatatttttgcatcttttgccgtgtcgatatctttgcccttgactgtacttagtaatattttttttatctctctAGCGTctgtgtcgggggaccgctaaggttaacaggaaacgtGTTGTTGTTGTCGTGTGTGTTGGCGTATTTTCCGTCggggttatttttaattattaatttatagatTTTTACCCGCACACCACTCTGGTTTCTAATGTCAGATGtttcttgtaattttattattatagattataatcataataatatcgtTTTTATTCTGGTCTGCGGTTACTGCTACAAATATTTCCTTTAAAcgataaagaataaaaattaaagcacTAGAAACTAGGTTAACTTGAACCTCTTCAAAAATTTtgttaaagttcaatatctcaaaccatcgctaaaatctaaaatcaaataaaaaaccacattcaaattggtccacccgtttaagagctacggtgccacagacagatacacagacagacacacacagagacacacataacggtcacgtttataacaccgctctttttgcgtcgggattTATTAAAACTGAGATTGATCAATGATGAGTATCCAAAGTCGACTTAGCTTTTGGTACGCGTATCCCCTTTTGTTCAAATGAACAAAGTCCAAATGGACTAGTTCAAGTCATACTAGATGAAATACTCTGGATTAATTACTTAGGTCAATAACCTCCCTATCGGTTACTATAGGTAACCAGCTGCTTGAGAAAATAGTTAATCCGTGAATAAATTGTCTTGCAAAACACCCCGAGCACCTCTTTATTTCATTTACAATCGCTCTTTTTAAAATTCCACAGTTGGCGCCCAAATTGGCCCCGAATTCCGAACTTTTTTATCTCCAAACAAGACAACTCCATTTCGCAGCCTTTGGGTATTATCGACGGgagtcccccccccccctccctcgaTAATCACCGGAAAAAGGAATGAATGCGGACATCTTCATTTTTCGCACCACCAACTTTGACTTTATAACAGCTTTGAAACAACAGTAAGGAATTAAATGGAGAATATTTTTGATTGTGCAATTTAAGCACTATACGGGATGGTCCATTTAGATCGGTTAGTAttggaaagtctgaaactataacacatacgaagatctgttcttaagaACCATGTCatagattttaataacaagaaaaactgcatttatacatttaaaaaaaacttgtactcaactAGGAAtaagaatcgaacccggaagttttgaaaaataaaacttacttacATTAACTATTAAAGATTAATGaatatgaaaacaatgcattttattcattctagatatcatgtttttagtaaaatttattgcttatgacctacactatcgatatccaaatagaaataatgtacttggttttttttttttcaaaacgacctggttcgattcccgtactgagaacaagttttattgttttaatgtttgAATGCAATTTTTCTTGTTACCAAAATCAATGATATCGTtcttaagaacagatcttcgtgtgtcttatagtttcagactttcccatactgaccgatctaaatgggctACTCTGTATTTCTAACAGCCTTAGACaactgcagcagggctactacgaaactcaaagttcgtgtcgtgcggtccctctcgctctcgtattaaagttaagtgtcagagggaccgcacgacacgaacttcgagtttcgtagtagccctgctgaagctGTGCTGGAGTGAATATTCGAACGTTTTGAATGCTCGGTTAAACGTCATTAGTCATTAGGCTGCCTGTCCATTGGAGCGGAGTGAGGCGGCGGAGCGGAGCGAGCTTCTAATACGGTGCGGAGCTGTGGTCTGTCTTTGTTCATAGGCGTGGATCTAGATAACTTAGTATTAGTTACGGCTACCCTTGCCAAAGGGccgggctgaaaaccagcgctggaaacTAAAGCCAGTATTTGCTGA
Above is a window of Choristoneura fumiferana chromosome 2, NRCan_CFum_1, whole genome shotgun sequence DNA encoding:
- the LOC141445630 gene encoding serine protease inhibitor dipetalogastin-like, with translation MRLLSALSLLLLHLQLYIQPSEANSPRRVILPDDGCNCDRTFILPVCSNSSFTYGNECQLNCESQARVKRGQTPIVVQYTGICKREGCICPTAVIPVCGSDDNTYENECRLSCESDRQVRLGLDPIYLKSQEECPSSCNCPIDIIPSCGSDGVTYSSQCLIRCENVKRARLGLPPILRTPGACPAAQCICPQYIYPVCGTDDRTYSNECQLVCESNRRQSLGLSAIKVKNQGRCPSVPCICSYIILPVCGSNGRTYDNECLLNCASKNQQNNGGPPIFLAYRGSCKSPICQCPVTFQPVCGTDRLTYRNVCYLNCASFNNIQSGGSAIFLSRIGRC